In one Streptomyces venezuelae genomic region, the following are encoded:
- a CDS encoding lysophospholipid acyltransferase family protein, which yields MSVAVTPRQLTLPALLRRALWWTLLTLTGGVERRGRLPRGGCVVVANHSSHADTAALLAALDARHSPAIGAAADYWFASPWRRRICSRLAAGFPVRRTGGGMDDLLAEADGLRAGRAVVLFPEGTRGRDGELGAFHRGALVLAEHAGVPVVPVAIAGTDRLLPKHGRLRPALVRVAVGAPLPASATPAEARDAVAALRRRTAEEPLADSATRKRVAAVAGSRWGLFAGFLWAGAEALSWPLMPELFLAIACVAVPRRALKLSLAALAGSLAGGLLALQLGGSGVQLPQPLTTDRMRAEVRHELAVESAAAVRHQPWNGIPFKVYAREAGRADIAPSDWLARSALSRGSRTLTVGLAFGALGFLAHRLRRRYPLYLALLGTGFTTALTLIVTGWN from the coding sequence GTGTCAGTGGCAGTTACCCCGCGCCAACTGACCCTCCCCGCACTCCTCCGCCGCGCCCTGTGGTGGACCCTGCTCACCCTCACGGGAGGCGTCGAGCGCCGCGGGCGCCTGCCGCGCGGCGGTTGCGTGGTCGTCGCCAACCACTCCTCGCACGCGGACACCGCCGCCCTCCTCGCCGCGCTGGACGCCCGCCACTCCCCCGCGATCGGCGCGGCCGCCGACTACTGGTTCGCCTCGCCGTGGCGGCGCCGGATCTGCAGCCGCCTCGCCGCGGGCTTCCCGGTGCGCCGCACGGGCGGCGGCATGGACGACCTCCTGGCCGAGGCCGACGGACTGCGCGCGGGCCGCGCCGTGGTCCTCTTCCCCGAGGGCACGCGTGGCCGGGACGGCGAGCTGGGGGCGTTCCACCGCGGTGCCCTCGTCCTCGCCGAGCACGCGGGCGTACCGGTCGTGCCCGTGGCCATCGCCGGCACCGACCGCCTGCTGCCCAAGCACGGCAGGCTCCGCCCCGCCCTGGTCCGTGTCGCCGTCGGCGCGCCGCTGCCCGCGTCGGCCACCCCGGCCGAGGCCCGCGACGCGGTGGCGGCGCTGCGTCGGCGTACGGCGGAAGAGCCGTTGGCGGACTCGGCGACGCGCAAGCGGGTCGCCGCGGTCGCGGGCTCCCGATGGGGACTGTTCGCGGGCTTCCTCTGGGCGGGCGCCGAGGCGCTGAGCTGGCCGCTGATGCCGGAGCTGTTCCTCGCGATCGCGTGCGTCGCGGTACCGCGCCGGGCCCTGAAGCTGTCGCTCGCGGCGCTCGCGGGCAGCCTGGCCGGCGGCCTCCTGGCGCTCCAACTCGGCGGGTCCGGCGTGCAGTTGCCCCAGCCCCTGACGACGGACCGGATGCGGGCCGAAGTGCGCCACGAACTCGCCGTCGAATCGGCGGCGGCCGTCCGCCACCAGCCCTGGAACGGCATCCCCTTCAAGGTGTACGCGCGCGAGGCGGGCCGCGCCGACATCGCCCCCTCCGACTGGCTGGCCCGCTCGGCCCTCTCGCGCGGCTCCCGCACCCTCACCGTGGGCCTCGCCTTCGGCGCCCTCGGCTTCCTCGCCCACCGCCTCCGCCGCCGCTACCCCCTCTACCTGGCCCTGCTCGGCACCGGTTTCACCACGGCCCTCACCCTGATCGTGACGGGCTGGAACTGA